GGGAGCAGGTCATCGCCATCGGGGACGGCGAGAACGACCTGGGCATGATCCGCTGGGCGGGGCTGGGCGTGGCGGTCGCCAACGCCCGGCCCGAGGTGCGGGCGGCAGCCCGCCTGGTCATCGGCCACCACGCCGAGGAAGGGGTCGCCCGCTTCCTGCGCGCCGTGGTGGCGGCCCGGCGCCGCCAGGCCTGACCCGGGCGTCGGCCGGTGCTCCCCGGCCGGTGTTCCCTTGCGCAAGTTCGAAGGAGGTGGCGCGGGTGCAGACCGGTACCCGCCCGGCCCGCCCCGGCCGCGACTGGCGCCACGAGTCGCCGGACCTGCGGCAGGCGGCGGTGCGCGTCGCCCTGGGACACGAGCCGCCCGACGTGTGGTTCCGCGGGGGAACGATCCTGAACGTCTACACGGGCCGCTGGGAGCCGGCCGAGGTTTGGGTCGCGGGGCCGCGCATCGCCTACACGGGCCCCGACGAGCCCAAACCGGGGCCCGACACCCGCGTCGTCGACTGCCGGGGCCTCTACCTGGTACCGGGATACCTGGAGATCCACGCCCACCCCTTCCAGCTGTACTCGCCGCGGGCGCTGGGGGCGGCCATAGCGCCCCGCGGCACCACCACCCTGGTCAGCGACACGCTCCTGCTGGGCCAGATCATGGGCCCGCGCCTGGCCGAAGCCCTGGATGCCGGCCTGCTGGCACCCGTGCGGGACCTGTGGGGCCTGCGGGTCGCCCCCCAGACCATGACCCCCGGGCGGGCGGGGCCGGCCCCGGCCGCCGCGGCGGGCCCGGAGGGTGAGCCGGAGTCCCTGGCGCAGGACCAGCCCCCCACGGAGGACGGCTCCCCCGCGGGGGCCGCCGACTTCACCGCCGCCTACGGCATGACCGTGGAGCAGGGGATCGCCCTCCTGCATCATCCCCGGGTGGTGGAGATCTTCGAATGGACCAGCTGGGCGGGTACCCTCCGGCGGGGGGAACCGCTGCCTGCCCTGCTGGCCGCGGGCCTAGAGCACGGGCTGCCCGTGGACGGTCACGCTCCCGGCGCCTCGGCCCGAACCCTGGCCGCCCTGGCCGCTGCCGGGGTCGGGGACTGCCACGAGAGCATCCGGCCGGAGGAGGTCCTGGAGCGGGTGCGGGCGGGTCTCTTCGCCGTCCTGCGCCACAGTTCCCTGCGCCCCGACCTGCCGGAACTGGTGGCCGCCGCCCGCGAGGCCTTCGACCGCGGCTACGGCCACCGCCTGGCCCTGACCACCGACGGCCCCACCCCGGAGATGGTGGAGGAAGGGTTCCTCGACCTGGCGCTGCGGGTGGCCATGGAGGGGGGCCTGCCGCCGGAAGCGGCGTACCGGATGGTGACCGTCAACCCCGCCATGTACCTGGGACTCGACCGGTACCTGGGCGCCATCGCCCCGGGTCGGCTGGCCGACCTCAACTTGTTGTCCGAGCCGGGCAACCCCGTTCCCGTCGAGGTGTGGATCGACGGCCGGCGGGTGGCGCGGGACGGTCGCCTGCTGGACGAACCGGCCCCCCTGGACTGGGCCGCGCTGGGGCTGAGCCCGCGGCGGCTACCGGCCGGCGAAGACCTGGCCCGCCGCATCATCCTGCGCCCTGTGGCCAAGGCCCCCTCCCGGTCACCGGGCACCGGGGCCACCGGTTCACGCGGGCCCGCGACCCCCGGGCGACCTGCCGGGTCCGGCCGGGACGTGCTGCCCGGTGCCGGGGCGGGGGACCCCTCCGGCCGGGTCGCCCTTCCCGTGATCCGGCTGCTCAACGCGGTGATCAGCCGGCTGGAATGGCGGGAAGTGGCGCTGGACCCGCAGGGGATGCCCGTCCTGCCACCCGGCGAAGATCTGCTCTACGCGGTGCTGTTCCATCCCGGCGCCGGAGCCCCGGCGGGCGGGACCGTGACCCGGGCGCTGCTGGCGGGGTTCGGCGCCGGAATCCAGGGGCTCGCCACCACCTACACCATGTCGGGCGGGCTCCTGGTGCTGGGGCGGGATCCCCAGGCCATGGCCCGGGCCGCCGGGAGCGTAGCCGGCGGGGGCATGGCGCTGGTGGAAGGCGAGCGGATCCTGTTCCACCTGCCGCTGCCCATCGGCGGCTTTCTTTCGGACCTGGACGTATCCCAGCTGGCCCGGCGCTGCCGGGAGCTGGCAGCCCTGTTGCGGGAGCGGGGCCATCCCTTTCACGACCCCATCTATTCCCTGCTGTTCCTCTCCGCCGACCACCTGCCCGGCCCGCGGCTGACGCCCGCGGGCCTGTGGGACGTCAAGGGACACCGGCTGCTGGTTCCGGCCGAACCGGCGGGTGATCTCATGCCTCCGCACCGGCCCGCAGCCGGATGGCCGCGGTGATGGCCTGCTGGCAGGGCGTGTCGACTCCGTAACGCTGGCCGTAGCGGACCACGGCGCCGCAAAGGGCGTCCACTTCCACCGGCCGCCGCGCGGCCAGGTCCCGCTGGAGGGAAGAGGTCATGGCGGGATCCATGCCCAGGGTGGTGGCCATCACCTGCTCGAAGGCATCGGGCGGCAGTTCGACCCCGGCCGCCCGGGCCACGGCCACGGCCTCCTGCACCATGCGCTCGTACACCGCCCGGCCGTCGGGATCGCCCAGCACGGCCCCCAGGGGCCGGTTGGCCGCCGCCGTCATGCCGCCCATGGCCGAGATGAAGATCAGCTTCATCCACATGTC
This is a stretch of genomic DNA from Thermaerobacter sp. PB12/4term. It encodes these proteins:
- a CDS encoding adenine deaminase C-terminal domain-containing protein, yielding MQTGTRPARPGRDWRHESPDLRQAAVRVALGHEPPDVWFRGGTILNVYTGRWEPAEVWVAGPRIAYTGPDEPKPGPDTRVVDCRGLYLVPGYLEIHAHPFQLYSPRALGAAIAPRGTTTLVSDTLLLGQIMGPRLAEALDAGLLAPVRDLWGLRVAPQTMTPGRAGPAPAAAAGPEGEPESLAQDQPPTEDGSPAGAADFTAAYGMTVEQGIALLHHPRVVEIFEWTSWAGTLRRGEPLPALLAAGLEHGLPVDGHAPGASARTLAALAAAGVGDCHESIRPEEVLERVRAGLFAVLRHSSLRPDLPELVAAAREAFDRGYGHRLALTTDGPTPEMVEEGFLDLALRVAMEGGLPPEAAYRMVTVNPAMYLGLDRYLGAIAPGRLADLNLLSEPGNPVPVEVWIDGRRVARDGRLLDEPAPLDWAALGLSPRRLPAGEDLARRIILRPVAKAPSRSPGTGATGSRGPATPGRPAGSGRDVLPGAGAGDPSGRVALPVIRLLNAVISRLEWREVALDPQGMPVLPPGEDLLYAVLFHPGAGAPAGGTVTRALLAGFGAGIQGLATTYTMSGGLLVLGRDPQAMARAAGSVAGGGMALVEGERILFHLPLPIGGFLSDLDVSQLARRCRELAALLRERGHPFHDPIYSLLFLSADHLPGPRLTPAGLWDVKGHRLLVPAEPAGDLMPPHRPAAGWPR